One region of Turicibacter bilis genomic DNA includes:
- a CDS encoding zinc metallopeptidase → MFLYYGGYYGGYGMRFDSSYLIYLLIALIVPMLAQGYLSSTFNQYLRVRASSGLTGADVARRILDRNGLQHVHLTEVGGRLSDHYDPSRKTVRLSRDIYHGTSIAALAVAAHECGHAIQHANAYAPLQFRSAMFPVVNFANKFGYLAILLGFIFGGSSFLLLGIILVGVTVLFQIVTLPVEFNASTRAVAQLSEMNILYGNEEKAGARKVLTAAALTYVAGAVVAIAELLRLIMIFNSRNND, encoded by the coding sequence ATGTTCTTATATTATGGTGGATATTACGGTGGATATGGGATGCGTTTCGATTCATCGTATTTAATTTATTTATTGATAGCATTAATCGTCCCGATGTTAGCCCAAGGTTATTTATCATCGACGTTTAACCAATACTTACGTGTTCGCGCTTCATCAGGTTTAACTGGAGCGGACGTGGCACGTCGTATCCTAGATCGAAATGGATTACAACATGTTCATTTGACAGAGGTTGGTGGTCGTTTGAGTGACCATTATGATCCAAGTCGTAAAACAGTTCGTTTATCACGTGATATTTATCATGGAACATCGATTGCTGCTTTAGCAGTTGCTGCTCATGAATGTGGACATGCGATTCAACATGCGAATGCCTATGCACCACTTCAATTCCGTTCAGCAATGTTTCCAGTCGTAAATTTTGCCAATAAGTTTGGTTACTTAGCCATTCTTTTAGGATTTATTTTTGGTGGTTCATCATTTTTATTACTTGGGATTATTTTAGTTGGCGTAACCGTGTTATTCCAAATTGTGACTTTACCTGTTGAGTTTAATGCATCAACTCGTGCAGTTGCTCAGTTATCAGAAATGAATATTTTATATGGTAACGAAGAAAAAGCAGGGGCACGTAAAGTGTTAACGGCGGCAGCATTAACGTATGTAGCGGGAGCTGTGGTGGCCATTGCCGAATTATTACGTTTAATCATGATTTTTAATTCACGCAATAACGATTAA
- the dapB gene encoding 4-hydroxy-tetrahydrodipicolinate reductase gives MKKIVVGGLEGKMGSFLVEAIKAEEDIELVAGVSEVEQLDGEIPIYNDIQKVLDEVEFDVYVDFTVYQFAKMASEVMLKAGKAIVIGTTGFNKEDLDYLKTIAKENGGKGVIAPNFSIGAILINKFTEICSHYFDNFEIVEYHHVNKKDQPSGTATYIANTLDCALKRKLTSTHVHSVRMPGVLAKHQVLVSDEYQTLELIHQSNSRHSFEKGIILAIRKVSELDELVYGLQHLLD, from the coding sequence ATGAAAAAAATCGTTGTCGGTGGATTAGAAGGCAAAATGGGGAGTTTTCTTGTTGAAGCGATCAAGGCTGAAGAAGATATAGAGTTAGTTGCAGGGGTAAGTGAAGTTGAACAGTTAGATGGAGAGATTCCCATTTATAATGATATTCAAAAAGTTCTTGATGAAGTTGAGTTTGATGTTTATGTAGATTTCACAGTTTATCAGTTTGCCAAAATGGCGTCTGAGGTCATGTTAAAAGCAGGAAAAGCTATTGTCATTGGAACGACAGGTTTTAATAAAGAGGATTTAGATTATTTAAAAACAATAGCTAAAGAAAATGGCGGGAAAGGCGTCATTGCTCCTAATTTTTCAATTGGTGCGATTTTGATTAATAAGTTTACTGAAATTTGTTCGCACTATTTTGATAACTTTGAAATTGTAGAATATCACCATGTGAATAAAAAAGATCAGCCATCTGGAACGGCTACTTATATTGCGAATACGCTAGATTGTGCGCTTAAACGTAAATTAACATCGACTCATGTTCATAGTGTTCGCATGCCAGGTGTTTTAGCGAAACATCAAGTCTTGGTGAGTGATGAATATCAGACGCTAGAACTTATTCATCAATCAAATAGCCGCCATTCCTTTGAAAAAGGAATTATTCTTGCCATTCGCAAGGTTAGTGAATTGGATGAACTAGTATATGGATTGCAACATTTACTTGATTAA
- a CDS encoding RNA polymerase sigma factor: MTEFEKIYAEYFPDVYKYVLSLCHHEAMAEDITQETFLKAIKNIHRFKGDCKLRVWLCHIAKNTYFTSYKKSKRTEQLPEEIAMESFESKLIHKEKAFEIHRAVHRLEGPYKEVFNLRLFGELSFAQIGELFGKSESWARVTFHRAKLKVKEDLK, from the coding sequence GTGACAGAGTTTGAGAAGATTTATGCGGAATATTTTCCAGATGTTTATAAGTATGTTTTATCATTATGTCATCACGAGGCAATGGCAGAAGATATTACGCAAGAGACTTTTTTAAAGGCCATTAAAAATATTCATCGATTTAAGGGGGATTGTAAATTAAGAGTTTGGCTTTGCCATATTGCAAAGAATACGTATTTCACAAGTTATAAGAAGAGTAAACGAACTGAGCAATTGCCAGAAGAAATTGCGATGGAGAGCTTTGAATCTAAGCTGATTCATAAAGAAAAAGCATTTGAAATTCATCGAGCTGTTCATCGATTAGAAGGCCCCTATAAAGAAGTGTTTAATTTACGGTTATTTGGAGAGCTATCATTTGCTCAAATTGGGGAATTATTTGGAAAGTCAGAAAGTTGGGCACGAGTCACGTTTCATCGAGCTAAACTCAAAGTAAAGGAGGACTTAAAATGA
- a CDS encoding ISL3 family transposase: MSHNNCILTLLDLKDKNITFSENWMEDVQINGIRSKVISGILSFQPTHCYNCGHLFDSQIIKHGFKTSRIKMMKLSGFDTYLDLKKQRYKCRHCDRTFTLKTSLVESNCYLSNPLKQAIFLEASHKKSESDIARELNVSHSTVNRIIHTSYEEQPLHFNSLPKVLCFDEFKSVKSAEGAMSFIFCDASNGKLIDIVEDRRLSTLKPYFMRFSKEAREGVTHVVIDMYAPYMTLIKEVFPNAKIVLDKFHVVQLLSRALNKTRIRFMNQNKEFYNKFKHYWRLLLKAQEDIHSTHYFYSNCFKKQISQQEIIDFLLALDPELKATYDFYQTIKQAIKLRNFDAFHHAIQNPSDLLSPEMKTALKTLTNYQDYIKNTIETSYTNGVLEGINNKIKVIKRMAFGYRSFYHFKARILIIHKYTFEQKNKRNQTAQ; this comes from the coding sequence ATGTCTCACAATAATTGTATCTTAACTTTACTCGATTTAAAAGATAAAAATATTACTTTTTCAGAAAATTGGATGGAAGATGTTCAGATTAACGGGATCCGCTCTAAGGTCATTTCTGGTATCCTCTCTTTTCAACCGACCCATTGTTACAACTGTGGTCATCTCTTTGACTCACAAATCATTAAACACGGCTTCAAAACCTCTCGTATTAAGATGATGAAACTCTCTGGCTTTGATACCTATCTCGATTTAAAAAAGCAACGCTATAAATGCCGTCATTGTGATCGTACCTTTACGCTTAAAACCTCTCTCGTAGAATCTAATTGTTACCTTTCTAATCCCCTTAAACAAGCCATTTTCCTAGAGGCTAGCCATAAAAAATCCGAGTCAGATATTGCCCGTGAACTCAACGTATCCCATTCAACGGTCAATCGGATCATTCATACATCGTACGAGGAACAACCCCTTCATTTTAACTCTCTTCCAAAGGTGCTTTGTTTTGATGAGTTTAAGTCGGTCAAATCAGCGGAAGGGGCTATGTCATTCATTTTTTGTGATGCTTCTAATGGGAAGTTAATTGATATCGTTGAAGACCGTCGTCTAAGCACTTTAAAACCTTATTTCATGCGATTTTCTAAGGAGGCCCGTGAAGGTGTAACTCACGTTGTTATTGATATGTATGCTCCGTATATGACACTCATTAAAGAGGTGTTTCCCAACGCTAAAATTGTTTTAGATAAGTTCCACGTCGTTCAACTTTTATCTCGTGCCCTCAATAAAACTCGTATTCGCTTCATGAACCAAAACAAAGAATTCTACAATAAATTCAAACATTATTGGCGCCTTTTATTAAAAGCCCAAGAGGATATCCATTCTACCCACTACTTCTATTCTAACTGTTTCAAAAAGCAGATTTCTCAACAAGAAATCATCGACTTTTTACTCGCTTTAGATCCGGAATTAAAAGCCACTTATGACTTCTATCAAACCATCAAACAGGCCATCAAACTTCGCAACTTTGATGCTTTTCATCATGCCATTCAAAACCCCTCTGACTTACTTTCACCTGAAATGAAAACAGCTTTAAAAACATTAACTAACTACCAAGATTATATCAAAAATACGATTGAAACATCTTATACCAATGGAGTGCTTGAAGGGATTAATAACAAGATTAAAGTGATTAAACGCATGGCCTTTGGATACCGTAGTTTCTATCATTTCAAAGCTAGAATTTTGATTATCCATAAGTACACCTTTGAACAAAAAAATAAAAGGAATCAAACTGCTCAATGA
- a CDS encoding YitT family protein, which produces MSTKLLKQLLLITLGTAIMAFGIINFAVTNQMAEGGFTGITIILFHLFGLSTGVSNLLLNIPMLIIGYRQFSKKGFWLTIFGTCMLSVFLSLFETLGHIVPPLPNDMMISAIGMGVCVGTGLGIIFNAGGTTGGVDIIAKIIKDKIGIPMARTMFAFDAIVIGISMIIFLSFTNAIYTIIGLYIAAQLIDKFQEGFRAGQKVLIISDKYQEIADAIHNKMNRGATYIHGMGSYNKSDKMIILTIINKRELSSLKEIIYQIDSQAFVSVSHVYETLGEGFTFDANGIPYFD; this is translated from the coding sequence GTGTCAACAAAATTATTAAAACAACTATTGTTAATTACACTTGGAACAGCTATTATGGCCTTTGGAATCATCAACTTTGCAGTTACCAATCAGATGGCTGAAGGTGGTTTTACAGGAATCACAATTATTTTGTTCCATCTGTTCGGACTAAGTACTGGAGTTAGTAACTTATTATTAAACATCCCGATGTTAATCATCGGTTACCGTCAATTCAGTAAAAAAGGATTCTGGTTAACGATTTTTGGAACATGTATGTTATCTGTGTTCTTAAGTTTATTTGAAACGTTAGGACATATTGTTCCACCACTTCCAAATGATATGATGATTTCAGCTATCGGAATGGGAGTTTGCGTTGGAACAGGATTGGGAATTATCTTCAATGCGGGTGGAACAACAGGTGGTGTTGATATCATCGCAAAAATTATCAAAGATAAAATCGGTATTCCAATGGCACGTACGATGTTTGCTTTTGATGCCATCGTTATTGGAATTTCAATGATCATCTTCTTATCATTTACCAATGCCATTTACACGATCATTGGATTATATATTGCAGCTCAACTGATTGACAAATTCCAAGAAGGATTCCGTGCTGGACAAAAAGTCTTAATTATTTCTGATAAATATCAAGAGATTGCAGATGCTATTCATAACAAAATGAATCGTGGAGCGACATATATTCACGGTATGGGTTCATATAACAAAAGCGATAAAATGATTATCCTAACTATTATTAATAAACGTGAATTAAGTTCCTTAAAAGAAATCATTTATCAAATTGATTCTCAAGCTTTCGTAAGTGTCAGCCACGTTTACGAAACACTAGGAGAAGGTTTTACCTTCGATGCTAACGGTATTCCATACTTCGACTAA
- a CDS encoding zf-HC2 domain-containing protein, with the protein MRISCQIIEDLLPLYVDGVCQEDTKAFMKEHLQTCVKCSVALDQMKQDEFKVIKSVNIEEAQVQTLQSLRQKFMKNKITLILLSVFSAIGICIGGYFLIFRLEVPIQYNERLIGVQAIEDRMMEFKFLEDDFYRCHHLQRTVEIDGQMKNILMIYYTNTIWTKLSPKQQFISDSENLFTVEEHQNLSGWTEANWEKVYINGKIDAVYYMVANYNHLFDKPLDSVLEKATLLWERE; encoded by the coding sequence ATGAGGATTAGTTGTCAAATCATTGAAGATTTATTACCTCTTTATGTCGATGGGGTCTGTCAGGAGGACACGAAAGCTTTTATGAAGGAGCATTTGCAAACATGTGTTAAGTGTTCAGTAGCTTTAGATCAAATGAAACAGGATGAGTTTAAAGTGATTAAATCAGTTAATATTGAAGAAGCACAAGTGCAGACATTACAATCATTACGACAAAAATTTATGAAAAATAAAATTACATTAATTTTGTTATCAGTCTTTAGCGCAATAGGAATTTGTATTGGAGGTTACTTTTTAATCTTCAGGTTAGAAGTTCCAATTCAGTATAATGAAAGGTTGATTGGAGTTCAAGCGATAGAAGATCGTATGATGGAGTTTAAATTTTTAGAAGATGACTTTTATAGATGCCATCATTTACAACGAACAGTAGAGATTGATGGACAGATGAAAAATATTCTTATGATTTACTACACGAATACAATTTGGACAAAGCTATCCCCTAAGCAACAATTCATTTCTGATAGTGAAAATCTATTTACTGTAGAAGAGCATCAAAATCTCAGTGGATGGACCGAAGCTAATTGGGAGAAAGTTTATATTAATGGTAAGATTGATGCGGTTTATTATATGGTAGCTAATTATAATCATTTATTTGATAAACCATTAGACTCTGTATTGGAAAAAGCAACATTACTTTGGGAGAGAGAATAA
- the folE gene encoding GTP cyclohydrolase I FolE: MSVDKNKIETAVRMILEAVGENPDREGIVDTPARVARMYEEVFGGLHEDPSKHLQVYFSEEYDQYVLVQDIVFHSMCEHHLLPFFGKVHVAYYPENNEVVGLSKIARVTDVVSRRPQLQERMGKQIGDTIANAIKSKGVMVVIEAEHMCMVMRGIKKPGAMTKTIYSTGIFKEDLAMRQEVLNLIKG, from the coding sequence ATGTCAGTGGATAAAAATAAAATTGAAACGGCCGTAAGAATGATTTTAGAAGCCGTTGGAGAAAATCCAGATCGAGAAGGAATAGTTGATACACCAGCACGTGTAGCACGTATGTATGAGGAAGTTTTCGGTGGATTACATGAAGATCCTTCAAAACATTTACAAGTTTATTTCAGTGAAGAATATGATCAATATGTCTTAGTACAAGATATTGTCTTCCACTCAATGTGTGAACATCATTTATTACCGTTCTTTGGGAAAGTTCATGTGGCGTATTATCCTGAGAATAATGAGGTAGTGGGATTAAGTAAGATTGCTCGTGTAACAGATGTTGTTTCACGTCGACCACAACTTCAGGAGCGTATGGGAAAACAAATTGGGGATACGATTGCTAATGCGATTAAATCAAAAGGTGTGATGGTTGTTATTGAAGCCGAGCATATGTGCATGGTAATGCGTGGCATTAAAAAACCGGGAGCTATGACCAAAACAATCTATAGCACTGGAATTTTTAAAGAAGATTTAGCAATGAGACAGGAAGTATTAAATTTAATTAAAGGATAG
- a CDS encoding tetratricopeptide repeat protein — translation MSIEYFIELYEKGQLTEEAIEQMQHFAFDANDDEIFIIAQIFAAIAHVSKAIELVEPLLVKYPNEVNLKTFLADLYLDLAEDEKALDLLAGSDEETNASVLLLEADMYIAQGLFEVAEDKLKKAISLEPHNDLIKLAYAEFYHHIGEFEKALDLYLDLIECGLNADINVYDRLATCYSHIGEFEKALEQFDLSEKYFGKLNTDQLFNKGFLAYQVDDYSLAKRVFHDLKELDSSYDTIYPLLAKIYLKEEDYEKALEMIQEGITHNEFNAELHYLKGLALEKLKDLEGARDAYYEALNLDPEDLEAALRSNRICLVLEDFEEVVQNIQHYEENGLFDDRFDWDLAIAFLELEEYDEAASYFEKAFVNYGENVDFLFDYAQFLMEEGRREEAAKQLEKILNIDPSLTPARELLENLM, via the coding sequence ATGTCAATTGAATATTTTATTGAGTTATATGAGAAAGGGCAACTGACAGAAGAGGCGATTGAGCAGATGCAACATTTTGCGTTTGATGCTAATGATGATGAAATCTTCATTATTGCTCAAATTTTCGCGGCGATTGCTCATGTCTCAAAAGCGATTGAGTTAGTTGAACCATTGTTAGTAAAATATCCAAATGAAGTCAACTTAAAAACATTCTTAGCGGATTTATATTTAGATTTAGCTGAGGATGAAAAAGCACTTGACTTATTAGCGGGTAGCGATGAAGAAACGAATGCGAGTGTTCTTTTACTCGAAGCAGATATGTACATCGCTCAAGGATTATTTGAAGTCGCTGAAGATAAGTTAAAGAAAGCTATATCACTCGAACCTCATAACGATTTAATTAAACTAGCTTATGCTGAGTTTTATCATCACATTGGAGAATTTGAAAAAGCATTAGATTTATACTTAGATTTAATTGAATGTGGATTAAACGCTGACATTAATGTGTATGACCGTTTAGCAACGTGCTACAGCCATATTGGAGAATTTGAGAAAGCATTAGAACAATTCGATTTATCAGAAAAATATTTTGGTAAGTTGAATACGGATCAACTTTTTAATAAAGGATTCCTTGCTTATCAAGTCGACGATTACTCATTAGCTAAGCGCGTGTTTCATGATTTAAAAGAATTAGATTCAAGCTATGATACAATTTATCCATTGTTAGCAAAAATCTATCTAAAAGAAGAAGATTATGAAAAAGCACTTGAAATGATTCAAGAAGGGATAACACATAATGAATTCAATGCCGAGTTACACTACTTAAAAGGATTGGCTTTAGAGAAATTAAAAGATTTAGAAGGGGCGCGCGATGCTTATTATGAGGCCTTAAACTTAGATCCAGAAGATTTAGAAGCAGCACTTCGTAGTAACCGTATTTGCTTAGTGTTAGAAGACTTTGAAGAAGTCGTTCAAAATATTCAACATTATGAAGAAAACGGATTATTTGATGACCGATTTGATTGGGATTTAGCGATTGCTTTCTTAGAATTAGAGGAGTATGATGAAGCGGCTTCATACTTTGAGAAAGCATTCGTCAACTATGGAGAAAATGTTGATTTCTTATTTGATTATGCGCAATTCTTAATGGAAGAAGGACGTCGTGAAGAGGCAGCGAAACAACTTGAGAAAATTTTAAATATTGATCCAAGTTTAACACCGGCTCGAGAGTTACTAGAGAATTTAATGTAA
- the aroA gene encoding 3-phosphoshikimate 1-carboxyvinyltransferase, which translates to MSLKGSIKVAGDKSITHRAIIFSSLSKGTTRIHEPLLGADCISTLEIFKQFGVKSELSKDCLIITSPGLESFCYDQSILDAGNSGTTARLLMGVLSNLPATLTLIGDESLSKRPMKRVTLPLSQMGANITLENDATLPATITGHQLTGISYELPVASAQVKSAIMLAGMLAQGVTTIHEPIPTRDHTEKMFEDFQIAYNKVNRMITVQGPQMPITPGEVFVPGDISSAAFFVVAALMVPGSDVMIENVGINETRSGIIDVIRAMNGKITLVNERYFGGEPVADLHIQYTKDLVATTIEGDMIPRLIDEIPILALLATRAKGITVIKDAEELKVKETNRIDVTVNQLKAIGAEIKSTDDGMIITGQPEGSFNQASVSSHKDHRIAMMLCVASLLIDEPLIIEDVESMEISYPDFLKHLNVLLGN; encoded by the coding sequence ATGTCATTAAAGGGAAGCATTAAAGTAGCAGGAGATAAATCAATTACTCATCGTGCCATTATTTTTAGTAGTTTATCCAAAGGGACGACAAGAATTCACGAGCCATTACTAGGAGCAGACTGTATTAGTACGCTAGAAATTTTTAAACAATTTGGTGTGAAGTCTGAATTAAGCAAGGATTGTTTAATAATTACGAGCCCGGGGTTAGAGAGTTTTTGTTATGATCAGTCAATTTTAGATGCCGGAAATTCTGGAACAACCGCACGCTTATTGATGGGCGTACTATCCAACTTACCTGCTACATTAACGTTAATTGGTGATGAATCATTATCGAAGCGCCCAATGAAACGAGTGACTCTCCCTCTTTCACAAATGGGGGCTAATATTACGCTAGAAAATGATGCTACATTACCTGCTACAATTACTGGTCATCAGTTGACGGGAATTTCTTATGAGCTTCCCGTTGCAAGTGCCCAAGTGAAGTCTGCCATTATGTTAGCTGGGATGTTAGCTCAAGGTGTGACGACGATTCATGAACCAATTCCGACGCGTGATCATACGGAAAAAATGTTTGAGGATTTCCAAATTGCCTATAATAAAGTGAATCGAATGATTACGGTTCAAGGACCACAGATGCCGATCACACCAGGGGAAGTCTTTGTACCGGGTGATATTTCCTCTGCAGCGTTCTTTGTCGTAGCGGCATTAATGGTTCCAGGTAGTGATGTAATGATTGAAAATGTCGGAATTAATGAGACACGTTCAGGAATTATTGATGTGATTCGAGCGATGAATGGAAAGATTACATTAGTCAATGAACGTTATTTTGGTGGTGAACCAGTCGCTGATCTTCATATTCAATACACGAAAGACTTAGTTGCCACGACGATTGAAGGCGATATGATTCCACGCTTAATTGATGAAATCCCTATTTTAGCGTTACTTGCCACACGTGCAAAAGGGATAACAGTCATTAAAGATGCTGAGGAGTTGAAGGTTAAAGAAACGAACCGTATTGATGTGACCGTCAACCAGCTAAAAGCAATTGGCGCCGAAATAAAAAGTACTGATGATGGAATGATCATCACAGGACAGCCGGAAGGTTCGTTTAATCAGGCGTCAGTCTCAAGTCATAAAGATCATCGAATTGCGATGATGCTCTGTGTGGCTTCGTTATTAATCGATGAACCACTCATTATTGAAGATGTTGAGTCAATGGAGATTTCATATCCAGACTTCTTAAAACATCTAAATGTGTTATTAGGAAATTAG
- the aroB gene encoding 3-dehydroquinate synthase yields MKQLQVKTHQGEYPIYIGDGCLNELTPFIQKATQVVVITDETVYELHYQTLAHVLSKEALVYVIKPGEASKSFEVYHAIQTFLIQNQVDRKALILAFGGGVVGDLAGFVAATYMRGIDFIQVPTTLLAHDSAVGGKVAINHELGKNLIGAFYPPKAVIYELPLLATLSDKEWRSGLAEMVKHGFISDEVLLKTLMSFHTLDPLQEEIFAALLMQSLMVKKNVVEMDEFEKGSRAFLNFGHTFGHAIELDEKSLSHGEAVAIGIIFALYLSKKTFKIDLAIDDYISYLKQLNFPLFLKADRATQYMNYMLHDKKNEQHQIRFVLLKEVGNPVLVTFSEEELKPMLQQFLNEMTKEVRVCH; encoded by the coding sequence ATGAAACAATTACAAGTTAAAACGCATCAAGGGGAGTATCCTATTTATATTGGTGATGGTTGTTTAAATGAGTTAACGCCATTCATCCAAAAAGCGACACAAGTAGTTGTCATTACAGATGAAACTGTCTATGAGTTACATTATCAAACGTTAGCGCATGTTTTATCAAAAGAGGCCTTAGTATATGTCATCAAACCAGGAGAAGCATCAAAAAGTTTCGAGGTGTATCATGCGATTCAAACGTTTCTGATTCAAAATCAAGTTGATCGTAAGGCGTTAATATTAGCCTTTGGTGGTGGAGTCGTCGGTGATCTAGCTGGATTTGTTGCCGCAACGTATATGCGTGGAATTGATTTTATTCAAGTTCCGACCACCTTACTGGCGCACGATAGTGCGGTCGGTGGAAAGGTCGCGATTAATCATGAGCTTGGAAAGAATTTAATTGGTGCCTTTTATCCACCGAAAGCTGTCATCTACGAATTGCCATTGTTAGCAACGTTATCGGATAAAGAGTGGAGAAGTGGGTTAGCAGAGATGGTGAAGCATGGTTTCATTTCAGATGAGGTACTATTGAAGACGTTAATGTCGTTTCATACATTAGACCCACTGCAGGAAGAAATCTTTGCTGCTTTACTAATGCAAAGTCTGATGGTTAAAAAGAATGTGGTTGAAATGGATGAGTTTGAAAAAGGAAGTCGTGCTTTTTTAAACTTTGGCCATACGTTTGGCCATGCGATTGAACTCGATGAGAAAAGCTTATCACACGGTGAAGCTGTCGCTATTGGGATTATATTTGCGCTATATTTAAGTAAGAAAACATTTAAGATTGATTTAGCGATAGATGATTACATATCTTATTTAAAACAGCTTAACTTTCCCCTATTCTTAAAAGCAGATCGTGCAACACAATATATGAACTACATGTTACATGATAAAAAGAATGAACAACATCAGATCCGTTTTGTTTTATTAAAAGAGGTAGGCAATCCTGTTTTAGTAACATTTAGCGAAGAAGAATTAAAGCCAATGTTACAACAATTTTTAAATGAAATGACAAAAGAGGTGAGAGTATGTCATTAA
- the aroC gene encoding chorismate synthase, whose amino-acid sequence MRYLSSGESHGPQLTAIIEGVPAGLTLTAEMINQDLRIRQQGYGRGDRMKIESDQVQITSGVRHGVTLGSPITLVIKNKDNKNWGHVMAIEPIDEHDYEIKKVPRPGHADLVGAMKYGHRDLRNVLERSSARETAIRVAVGAVAKQILKALDIEVISHVLQIGKVSVTNYPTTISTIQAAIANSPVRCVDSDLSIQMCQHIDEAKQQGDSVGGIVQVLAENVPAGLGSYVQFDRKLDAKIAAAFMGVQSVKGVYFGDAMMASSHFGSEVHDQISYDQGFTRMSNHYGGFEGGMTNGMPVVVQAMIKPIPTLYQPLNSIHIDTKEVEESMIERSDSCVVPAAGVVLESVLAFELAKEILEEFQSNQMSSLIKAVKCHREAMRDF is encoded by the coding sequence ATGCGTTATTTAAGTAGTGGAGAATCACATGGACCACAGCTAACAGCAATTATTGAAGGAGTCCCTGCAGGACTTACTTTAACAGCAGAGATGATTAATCAAGATTTAAGGATCCGTCAACAAGGATATGGACGTGGCGACCGTATGAAAATTGAAAGTGACCAAGTGCAGATTACAAGTGGTGTCCGTCATGGGGTTACGCTTGGATCCCCAATTACACTTGTCATTAAAAATAAGGATAATAAAAATTGGGGTCATGTCATGGCGATTGAGCCGATTGATGAGCATGATTATGAAATTAAAAAAGTGCCACGACCAGGCCATGCTGATTTAGTTGGGGCAATGAAATACGGGCATCGAGATTTAAGAAATGTTTTAGAACGTTCATCTGCACGCGAAACAGCGATTCGTGTTGCAGTTGGAGCCGTTGCTAAACAGATTTTAAAAGCGTTAGATATTGAGGTTATTTCTCATGTTTTACAAATTGGGAAAGTATCAGTAACGAATTATCCAACAACAATTTCAACTATTCAAGCTGCGATTGCTAATTCGCCTGTTCGTTGTGTTGATTCAGACCTTTCGATTCAAATGTGTCAACATATTGATGAAGCGAAACAGCAAGGTGATTCAGTCGGAGGGATTGTTCAAGTATTAGCTGAAAATGTACCGGCAGGTCTTGGTAGTTATGTTCAATTTGATCGAAAATTAGACGCTAAAATTGCCGCAGCCTTTATGGGGGTACAATCAGTTAAGGGGGTTTATTTTGGTGATGCGATGATGGCGAGTTCTCATTTTGGAAGTGAAGTCCATGATCAAATCTCATATGATCAAGGATTTACGCGAATGAGTAATCATTATGGTGGATTTGAAGGGGGTATGACGAATGGAATGCCAGTTGTGGTGCAGGCGATGATCAAACCAATTCCAACGTTATATCAGCCATTAAACTCGATTCATATTGATACGAAAGAAGTGGAGGAAAGTATGATTGAGCGCTCAGATAGTTGCGTGGTTCCCGCTGCGGGTGTCGTTTTAGAATCAGTTTTAGCCTTTGAACTAGCAAAGGAGATATTAGAAGAATTCCAATCTAACCAAATGTCATCTTTAATTAAAGCTGTAAAATGTCACCGTGAAGCAATGAGGGATTTTTAA